A genomic stretch from Sebastes fasciatus isolate fSebFas1 chromosome 23, fSebFas1.pri, whole genome shotgun sequence includes:
- the pthlha gene encoding parathyroid hormone-like hormone a, translating into MFCSRRVLQQWCFAVFLLCSPVPHYGRPIDALSNRIKRSVTHAQLMHDKGRTLQDFKRRMWLQELLDEVHTAEIRDLPARTTAGGGGGSSSGAGVVVVGLPGVGLGINLSTTGSTLHSKPPGGTKNLPISFRLEEEEGGTNLPQETNKSQTYKDGALKAPGGKKKKKGRSGKRREGEKRKRRARSLGWRLEDEPGSGLHLEWRSLLGLQRALL; encoded by the exons ATGTTCTGCTCCAGGCGAGTCCTGCAACAGTGGTGCTTCGCTGTGTTCCTGCTCTGCTCTCCGGTGCCTCACTATGGACGCCCCATCGATGCCCTCAGCAACCGAAT aaaGCGGTCTGTGACTCACGCCCAGCTGATGCACGACAAAGGCCGGACGCTGCAGGACTTTAAGCGTCGCATGTGGCTGCAGGAGCTTTTGGACGAAGTCCACACGGCGGAGATCCGCGACCTCCCGGCCCGGACCACCgcgggaggaggaggcgggagCAGCAGCGGCGCCGGCGTCGTCGTCGTCGGGCTGCCGGGGGTCGGCCTGGGCATCAACCTGAGCACCACCGGCAGCACGCTGCACTCCAAACCGCCCGGAGGAACCAAGAACCTCCCCATCAGCTTCAggctggaagaggaggaggggggcacCAACCTGCCGCAGGAGACCAACAAGTCTCAGACGTACAAGGACGGCGCGCTGAAAGCACCCGGcggcaagaagaagaagaagggcagGTCCGGGAAGAGGAGGGAaggggagaagaggaagaggagggcgcGTTCGTTGGGGTGGAGGCTGGAGGACGAACCGGGGAGCGGACTCCACCTGGAGTGGAGGTCGCTGCTCGGCCTGCAAAGGGCGCTGCTTTAA